One region of Trichosurus vulpecula isolate mTriVul1 chromosome 1, mTriVul1.pri, whole genome shotgun sequence genomic DNA includes:
- the LOC118848379 gene encoding 60S ribosomal protein L17-like, whose product MVRYSLDPENPTKSCKSRGSNLRVHFKNTRETAQAIKGMHIRKATKYFKDVTLKKQCVPFHRYNGAVGRCAQAKQWGWTQGRWPKKSAEFLLHMLKNAESNAELKGLDVDSLVIEHIQVNKAPKMRRRTYRAHGRINPYMSSPCHIEMILTEKEQIVPKPEEEVAQKKKISQKKLKKQKLMARE is encoded by the coding sequence ATGGTGAGGTACTCTCTTGATCCAGAGAACCCCACAAAATCATGCAAGTCAAGGGGTTCAAATCTCCGGGTCCACTTCAAGAACACCCGTGAAACAGCCCAAGCTATCAAGGGCATGCATATCCGAAAAGCTACCAAGTATTTTAAAGATGTCACATTGAAGAAACAATGTGTTCCCTTCCATCGGTATAATGGTGCAGTTGGCAGGTGTGCCCAGGCTAAGCAGTGGGGTTGGACACAGGGTCGCTGGCCCAAAAAGAGTGCTGAATTCTTGTTGCATATGCTTAAAAATGCAGAGAGTAATGCAgaactgaagggtttggatgTGGATTCTCTTGTCATTGAGCATATCCAGGTTAACAAGGCTCCCAAAATGCGACGGCGTACTTACAGGGCTCATGGTCGAATCAACCCATACATGAGTTCTCCTTGCCATATTGAGATGATACTcactgaaaaggaacaaattgttcctaaACCAGAAGAGGaggttgctcaaaagaaaaagatatcccagaagaaactgaagaaacaaaagcttatgGCACGGGAGTAA